In Arthrobacter sp. UKPF54-2, the following are encoded in one genomic region:
- a CDS encoding glucose 1-dehydrogenase, whose translation MGRLDGKVALISGGARGIGAAIARRFLAEGARAVVGDVLDDDGARLLAELGDGVRYVHLDVTKPADWEAAVSEAVTAFGGLSVLVNNAGIVNFGRIDEYPHEQWARIIDVNLTGVFNGIKAAAPALAKASASSIINVSSIAGLRGYESLAGYTASKFGVRGLTKAAALDLGRDGTRVNSVHPGVIQTPMTEGMTFDTGHVPLHRIGQPTEIADLAVYLAGDESSFVTGAEFVIDGGETAGTVVTPAG comes from the coding sequence ATGGGACGGTTGGACGGCAAAGTCGCCCTCATCAGCGGCGGCGCCCGCGGCATCGGCGCGGCCATCGCGCGGCGTTTCCTGGCCGAGGGGGCGAGAGCCGTCGTCGGCGACGTCCTGGACGACGACGGCGCCCGGCTGCTTGCGGAACTCGGCGACGGCGTCCGTTACGTGCACCTGGACGTGACGAAGCCGGCGGACTGGGAGGCCGCGGTCAGCGAGGCGGTCACAGCGTTCGGTGGCCTGAGCGTACTGGTGAACAACGCCGGCATCGTGAACTTCGGCCGGATCGACGAGTACCCGCACGAACAGTGGGCCCGGATCATCGACGTGAACCTCACCGGCGTCTTCAACGGCATCAAGGCCGCCGCCCCGGCACTGGCCAAGGCCAGCGCGTCCTCCATCATCAACGTCTCCTCCATCGCGGGCCTGCGCGGCTACGAGAGCCTCGCCGGGTACACCGCCTCGAAGTTCGGCGTGCGGGGCCTGACCAAGGCCGCGGCGCTGGACCTGGGTCGGGACGGCACCCGGGTCAATTCCGTGCACCCCGGCGTCATCCAGACCCCCATGACCGAAGGCATGACCTTCGACACCGGCCACGTCCCGCTGCACCGGATCGGCCAGCCCACGGAGATCGCCGACCTGGCCGTGTACCTGGCCGGCGACGAATCCTCCTTTGTCACCGGCGCCGAGTTCGTCATCGACGGCGGCGAGACGGCCGGCACCGTCGTTACCCCGGCCGGCTGA
- a CDS encoding uracil-DNA glycosylase, giving the protein MTIDWDEKKTLLQEPNIAAVTQLCDELMEKKPGSVVPYIDPVHDEDECRIVSLHTAPGKGCESGFVSHFNEDEAARRATSIYEAVELDPRYVMPWNAYPWVRDPELPSALNVQEKTDGLRPFRQFMKINKRTSAIIAHGADAHAFLTLFEKTYHSSLKNRGVKIYKATALGGRAFAVSPAKQEELLAKNVAVYQDAMQRAGIQHL; this is encoded by the coding sequence GTGACGATTGACTGGGACGAAAAGAAGACCCTGCTGCAGGAACCGAACATCGCGGCTGTGACCCAACTTTGCGACGAACTGATGGAGAAGAAGCCGGGATCCGTGGTTCCTTACATCGACCCTGTCCATGACGAGGACGAGTGCCGGATCGTCAGCCTCCATACCGCGCCCGGAAAGGGCTGCGAATCAGGGTTCGTCTCGCACTTCAACGAGGACGAGGCCGCCCGCCGCGCCACCTCCATCTACGAGGCCGTCGAGCTCGACCCGCGCTACGTGATGCCGTGGAACGCCTACCCCTGGGTCCGCGACCCGGAGCTCCCCTCCGCCTTGAACGTCCAGGAAAAGACCGACGGACTGCGCCCCTTCCGCCAGTTTATGAAGATCAACAAGCGCACCTCGGCGATCATCGCGCACGGCGCCGACGCCCACGCCTTCCTGACGCTCTTCGAAAAGACCTACCACTCCTCGCTGAAGAACCGCGGCGTGAAGATCTACAAGGCCACCGCCCTCGGCGGCCGTGCCTTCGCCGTCTCCCCGGCCAAGCAGGAGGAGCTCCTGGCCAAGAACGTCGCCGTCTACCAGGACGCGATGCAGCGGGCCGGGATCCAGCACCTCTAA
- a CDS encoding IS1249 family transposase — protein MLCGSGLKRNGKTSAGRTRWRCTGCGASSTRTRPDVERRAQLGAFLGWLMGKSSQVECVREGADRSFRRRTGWCWNIAPQIPVTGEVHDQIQVDGIYVGSWCCLIAVAGDYVLGWQWCDTEKKAAWAALLARFPAPTVVITDGGAGIAAALSECWSETAVQRCQVHVQRNVRTYLTGRPRTEAGKALLRLGRALTRITTATEAAAWLGGLNDWYQDHGHLVRARTYRNGTALVPGWVRANQSWWFTHDRLRKAYRLLERLSRAGTLFTYLRAEHAGLNIAPTTNRIEGGTNAQLRLILRAHRGMSEEHQKRAIEWYLYLHSENPLPPAELIAAHHYELPRPKRTVITDGTPGPERYSAGLSAEEGLWARKGWAGRT, from the coding sequence GTGCTCTGTGGTTCTGGACTCAAGCGGAACGGTAAGACCTCCGCCGGGCGGACCCGGTGGAGATGTACGGGGTGCGGTGCGAGCAGCACCAGGACCCGGCCCGATGTGGAACGCCGGGCCCAACTGGGCGCCTTTCTCGGCTGGCTCATGGGCAAGAGCTCCCAGGTCGAGTGTGTCCGGGAAGGCGCCGACCGGTCCTTCCGCCGCCGGACGGGCTGGTGCTGGAATATCGCCCCACAGATTCCCGTCACCGGCGAGGTCCACGACCAGATCCAGGTCGACGGGATTTACGTCGGCTCGTGGTGCTGCCTGATCGCGGTCGCCGGCGATTACGTCCTCGGGTGGCAATGGTGCGACACCGAGAAAAAGGCTGCGTGGGCGGCCCTGCTGGCAAGGTTCCCCGCGCCCACGGTCGTGATCACCGACGGCGGCGCCGGGATTGCCGCCGCCCTGTCTGAATGCTGGTCCGAGACCGCGGTCCAGCGCTGCCAGGTGCACGTCCAACGCAACGTCCGCACCTACCTGACCGGCCGGCCCAGAACCGAGGCCGGCAAAGCGCTCCTGCGCCTTGGCCGTGCCCTGACCAGAATCACCACGGCGACCGAAGCCGCGGCCTGGCTCGGAGGCCTGAACGACTGGTATCAGGACCACGGGCACCTCGTCCGGGCCAGGACCTACCGCAACGGCACCGCCCTCGTGCCGGGATGGGTGCGGGCAAACCAAAGCTGGTGGTTCACCCACGACCGGCTGCGCAAGGCCTACCGGCTCCTCGAACGCCTCAGCCGGGCCGGGACTCTCTTCACGTACCTGCGTGCCGAACACGCCGGGCTCAACATTGCACCCACAACCAACCGAATCGAAGGCGGCACGAACGCCCAGCTCCGTCTAATCCTCCGGGCCCACCGCGGGATGAGCGAAGAGCACCAAAAGCGCGCCATCGAGTGGTACCTCTACCTCCACAGCGAAAACCCGCTACCGCCGGCCGAGCTGATCGCGGCGCACCACTACGAGCTCCCGCGGCCGAAGCGAACGGTGATCACGGACGGTACTCCGGGCCCGGAACGTTATAGCGCCGGTCTCAGCGCCGAAGAAGGCCTCTGGGCCAGAAAAGGCTGGGCAGGACGCACCTAA
- a CDS encoding HNH endonuclease signature motif containing protein, whose amino-acid sequence MLIAEIRALEDRKCALAARQARLSVAFDMLQRREQADAGLPADQLGAGVGAQIALARRESPARGGRLLGLAKALVAEMPHTLAALETGQLNEWRATLLVRETACLSAADRTAVDEELAADAGTFGGAGDRAIVTAVRASAYRRDPHSVTERAAHAATERHVSLRPAPDTMCYLTALLPVAAGVAVHSALTRAADTAHSDGDTRSRGQLMADTLVERTTGKAGGISGIKIQLVMTDRTLFQGDSEPARLPGYGIVPAGWARTLAGPGQNRNEAMRVWLRRLYTAPATGDLVAMDSRARLFPPGLRRFIQARDHTCRTPYCDAPIRHLDHIVPWHNGGTTSRSNGAGLCEACNHTKETPGWSAQTRPGPRHTLQLTTPTGHTYHSTAPPLPGTALLAAPRQRREIRVIGQNVCLFRAC is encoded by the coding sequence ATGCTGATCGCTGAAATCCGGGCACTGGAAGACCGGAAGTGTGCGTTGGCCGCCCGGCAGGCCCGTCTGTCGGTCGCGTTCGATATGCTCCAGCGCCGCGAACAAGCCGACGCCGGTTTGCCCGCCGACCAGCTCGGGGCCGGCGTCGGGGCGCAGATCGCCCTCGCCCGGCGCGAATCCCCCGCCCGCGGCGGCCGGCTCCTCGGCCTCGCCAAGGCCCTCGTCGCCGAGATGCCGCACACCCTCGCCGCCCTCGAAACCGGCCAGCTCAACGAATGGCGCGCCACCCTCCTGGTCCGTGAGACCGCCTGCCTATCCGCGGCCGACCGGACCGCCGTGGACGAGGAACTGGCGGCCGACGCCGGGACTTTCGGCGGGGCGGGCGACCGGGCCATCGTCACCGCGGTCCGCGCCTCCGCCTACCGCCGGGACCCGCACTCGGTTACCGAGCGTGCCGCGCATGCTGCTACCGAACGCCACGTCAGTCTCCGCCCGGCCCCGGACACCATGTGCTACCTCACGGCCCTGCTCCCCGTCGCCGCAGGGGTGGCCGTCCATTCGGCGCTCACCCGGGCCGCGGACACCGCCCACTCCGACGGGGACACCCGCTCCCGCGGCCAGCTGATGGCCGACACCCTCGTCGAACGCACCACCGGCAAGGCCGGCGGGATCAGCGGCATCAAAATCCAGCTCGTTATGACCGACCGCACCCTGTTCCAGGGCGACAGCGAACCGGCCCGCCTCCCCGGCTATGGGATTGTCCCCGCCGGCTGGGCGCGGACATTGGCCGGCCCGGGCCAGAACCGGAACGAGGCGATGAGGGTCTGGCTGCGGCGGCTTTACACGGCCCCCGCCACAGGCGACCTCGTCGCCATGGATTCCCGTGCCCGGCTCTTCCCGCCCGGACTGCGCCGCTTCATCCAGGCCCGCGACCACACCTGCCGCACCCCCTACTGCGACGCCCCCATCCGCCACCTGGACCACATCGTCCCCTGGCACAACGGTGGCACCACCAGCCGCAGCAACGGCGCTGGCCTCTGCGAAGCCTGCAACCACACCAAAGAAACCCCCGGCTGGAGCGCCCAGACCCGCCCCGGACCCCGCCACACCCTCCAACTCACGACGCCGACCGGCCACACTTACCACTCCACCGCACCACCGCTTCCGGGAACGGCATTGCTGGCGGCGCCCCGCCAGCGCCGCGAAATCCGGGTTATAGGACAAAATGTGTGTCTTTTTCGGGCGTGTTAG
- a CDS encoding amidohydrolase, which yields MPKSASSTATSGLVLAAARQLGEKTLCDIFITNGRVAQIVPSGSPAVIPAGSPVVDLDGRCVIPGLWDEHVHMTQWALAAGRIDLSGATSAHEAAAVVRSRLEGSTPADGGETDGGRTLVGVGFRDAVWADTPSLELLDAATGGVPTALISHDLHCVWLNSAAAARYGVAVGADGLVREDPAFELTRELGRLPDPAVDAMVRDAGRAAAARGIVGIVDFEMVWNRDTWLRRIAAGFDSFRVDAGVYPQDLDRAIGEGMRTGQPVPGGAKLLRVGPLKVLIDGSLNTRTAYCVDPYPHGGRGLLTVSEPELLGLLVKARAAGFVPAVHAIGDGANEVALNAFAAAGVRGRIEHAQFVRRQDFARFGELGITASVQPAHALDDRDAADSNWAGRTERAFPLRSLLDAGATLALGSDAPVAPLEPWTAMSAAATRARQDGREPWREPWHPEQALTRQEALAASSRGRRRISVGDPADVVVLDADPLAVSDAEFAAMPVAATLVAGQFTYRGGV from the coding sequence ATGCCGAAATCCGCCTCCTCCACCGCCACATCAGGCCTTGTTCTCGCTGCGGCCCGACAGCTCGGCGAAAAAACGCTATGTGACATTTTCATTACAAACGGCCGGGTTGCGCAGATTGTGCCATCGGGGTCGCCGGCAGTGATTCCGGCCGGGTCACCGGTGGTGGACCTGGACGGGCGCTGCGTCATTCCCGGACTCTGGGATGAGCATGTCCACATGACCCAGTGGGCCTTGGCCGCCGGCCGGATCGACCTCTCCGGCGCGACGTCGGCGCACGAGGCGGCCGCCGTCGTGCGTTCCCGCCTGGAAGGTTCCACCCCGGCGGACGGCGGCGAGACGGACGGCGGACGGACGCTGGTGGGGGTCGGTTTCCGAGACGCCGTCTGGGCCGACACGCCGAGTCTTGAACTGCTCGACGCCGCGACGGGAGGCGTCCCGACGGCGCTGATCAGCCATGATCTGCACTGCGTGTGGCTCAACAGCGCGGCGGCCGCCCGCTATGGGGTAGCGGTGGGCGCGGACGGGCTGGTCCGCGAGGATCCGGCCTTTGAACTGACCCGGGAACTGGGGCGCCTGCCCGACCCGGCGGTGGACGCCATGGTCCGCGACGCCGGGCGGGCGGCCGCGGCCCGCGGAATTGTGGGGATTGTCGACTTCGAAATGGTCTGGAACCGGGACACCTGGCTCCGGCGGATCGCGGCGGGCTTTGATTCCTTCCGGGTGGACGCCGGCGTCTATCCGCAGGACCTGGACCGGGCCATTGGCGAGGGGATGCGGACCGGGCAGCCCGTGCCGGGAGGGGCCAAACTGCTGCGGGTGGGGCCGCTGAAGGTGCTGATCGATGGTTCCCTGAACACGCGCACGGCCTACTGCGTGGACCCGTACCCGCACGGCGGCCGCGGCCTGCTCACCGTCAGCGAGCCGGAGCTGCTGGGCCTGCTGGTCAAGGCCCGCGCGGCCGGGTTTGTCCCGGCGGTGCACGCGATCGGCGACGGCGCCAACGAGGTGGCGCTGAATGCCTTCGCGGCGGCCGGTGTCCGCGGCCGGATTGAGCATGCCCAGTTTGTCCGGCGGCAGGACTTTGCGCGGTTCGGCGAACTGGGCATCACCGCCAGCGTGCAGCCCGCCCACGCACTCGATGACCGCGATGCGGCGGACTCCAACTGGGCCGGACGGACGGAACGGGCGTTCCCGCTGCGGTCCCTGCTCGACGCCGGGGCGACGCTGGCGCTGGGTTCCGACGCTCCGGTGGCGCCGCTGGAACCGTGGACGGCGATGTCCGCCGCCGCCACCCGCGCCCGGCAGGACGGCCGGGAACCCTGGCGGGAGCCCTGGCACCCGGAGCAGGCCCTCACCCGGCAGGAGGCGCTGGCGGCATCGTCGCGCGGGCGGCGGCGGATCAGCGTCGGCGACCCGGCCGACGTCGTGGTGCTCGACGCCGATCCGCTGGCCGTCTCCGACGCCGAGTTCGCCGCGATGCCGGTGGCAGCGACGCTGGTGGCCGGGCAGTTTACGTACCGGGGCGGGGTGTAG
- a CDS encoding zinc-dependent alcohol dehydrogenase family protein: protein MKALVYGGPGQKSWTDVPDPTIQHPSDVIVKVDTTTICGTDLHILKGDVPAVAKGRILGHEGVGTITETGSSVTGLKVGDRVIISCIKSCGHCANCKTGLYSHCMGEEGQAGIGWVFGHLIDGTQAEYVRVPYAENSLHLLPAGVSDEQAVMLSDILPTGFEIGVQYGRVKPGDTVAVIGAGPVGLAAIATAGLYGAATIIAVDLDANRLEKSREFGATDVVLSGDADWKGQVLALTDGQGVDVAIEAVGIPATFSMCTDIVRPGGNVANVGVHGKPVELHVENLWIQNINISMGLVNANTTPMLLKLVAQKKVPAEKFATHHFTFDQFLDAYDTFARAAETKALKVVITA from the coding sequence GTGAAAGCACTCGTGTACGGCGGCCCGGGCCAGAAATCCTGGACGGACGTCCCTGATCCGACGATCCAGCATCCGTCGGACGTAATCGTCAAGGTGGACACCACCACCATCTGCGGCACAGACCTGCACATCCTCAAGGGCGACGTGCCCGCCGTGGCCAAGGGCCGGATCCTCGGCCACGAGGGCGTCGGCACCATCACCGAGACCGGGTCCTCCGTGACCGGACTCAAGGTGGGGGACCGGGTCATCATTTCCTGCATCAAGTCCTGCGGACACTGCGCCAACTGCAAGACCGGCCTCTACTCGCACTGCATGGGCGAGGAGGGGCAAGCCGGAATAGGCTGGGTCTTCGGCCACCTGATCGACGGCACGCAGGCCGAATACGTCCGCGTCCCGTACGCGGAAAACTCGCTGCACCTGCTGCCGGCGGGCGTGAGCGATGAACAGGCCGTGATGCTCTCCGACATCCTGCCCACAGGGTTTGAAATCGGCGTGCAGTATGGCCGAGTCAAGCCAGGGGACACCGTAGCCGTGATCGGTGCGGGCCCGGTGGGCCTTGCCGCCATCGCCACCGCGGGCCTCTACGGCGCGGCCACCATCATCGCCGTCGACCTTGACGCGAACCGGCTGGAAAAGTCCCGCGAGTTCGGCGCCACCGACGTTGTGCTCTCCGGCGACGCCGACTGGAAGGGCCAGGTCCTGGCCCTCACCGACGGGCAGGGGGTGGATGTGGCCATCGAGGCCGTCGGCATCCCGGCCACGTTCAGCATGTGCACCGACATCGTCCGGCCCGGCGGCAACGTGGCCAACGTGGGGGTGCACGGCAAGCCTGTGGAACTGCACGTCGAAAACCTCTGGATCCAGAACATCAACATCAGCATGGGCCTGGTCAATGCCAACACCACCCCGATGCTGCTGAAACTCGTGGCCCAGAAGAAGGTGCCGGCGGAGAAGTTCGCCACCCACCATTTCACCTTCGACCAGTTCCTGGACGCCTATGACACCTTTGCCCGTGCCGCTGAAACGAAAGCCTTGAAAGTGGTGATCACGGCATGA
- a CDS encoding flavodoxin domain-containing protein — protein sequence MKAHIVYDSAFGNTKSVAEAVAGSLGDLDATPVAVSDFRPDDLAAGDLLVLGSPINGWRPTPKITQLLSTLGDGHLKGVKAAAFDTRVRMFIHGDAAKKMAHALRDSGADIISEPMPFYVQGSEGPLRPGEIEKAKLWGKSLLEALERP from the coding sequence ATGAAGGCGCACATCGTCTACGACTCGGCGTTTGGCAACACCAAGTCCGTGGCGGAGGCCGTCGCCGGCTCGCTCGGCGACCTCGACGCCACCCCCGTAGCCGTCAGCGACTTCCGTCCCGACGACCTGGCCGCGGGGGACCTGCTGGTCCTCGGCAGCCCCATCAACGGCTGGCGCCCGACGCCGAAAATCACCCAACTGCTCTCCACCCTTGGCGACGGCCACCTCAAAGGCGTCAAGGCGGCCGCTTTCGACACCCGCGTGCGGATGTTCATCCACGGCGACGCGGCGAAGAAGATGGCGCACGCGCTGCGGGACAGCGGCGCCGACATCATCTCCGAGCCCATGCCGTTCTACGTCCAGGGCAGCGAGGGGCCGTTGCGTCCCGGCGAAATTGAGAAGGCGAAACTATGGGGCAAGTCACTGCTGGAGGCGTTGGAACGGCCATGA
- a CDS encoding DUF4389 domain-containing protein encodes MKPGRIVMLVLGTLSALLGLGLLAGAGFTGWANYQQRDGGFFTTPSERYSSDSYALTSPRLDIMTEARPGIDPGVVPGSVMLRGSTADSAKQIFIGIAPQADVARYLTDVRHSELTEVRFSPFRAEYREVSGTQPPARPADQTFWTASATGAGSQELKWDLRPGNWAVVIMNADASSPVSVDLRGGARSDLLWPVFLGLLIGGIVLLALGVPLIVAGAAGLGRGHPPQGPGPGPQPGVAYAASAGEPYGGVQPPAGGYGAAPYAAPPPGSPRPGGYVYPARLSGYLDPHLSRWLWLVKWFLAIPHYIVLFFLWFAFVITTIVAGFAILFTGRYPRSLFNFNVGVIRWSWRVAFYSYSAIGTDQYPPFTLARTGYPADFDVDYPEKLSHGLVLVKSWLLAIPHLLIVGVLTGTMRGWGGREGYWADGQWIQQNTGISLIGLLVLIAGVILLFTGQYWRGLFDLLMGLNRWIYRVLTYVALMRDEYPPFHLDMGPTDPGDLQPLAPAGPPAAPAYGQTASAYGETAPAAGPPQPGQSSQPPGFYGIGGPPASVPPEVREGRGPESPQPGPESGPEAPRRP; translated from the coding sequence ATGAAACCGGGCCGGATCGTCATGCTGGTGCTCGGCACGCTTTCCGCGTTGCTGGGCCTGGGACTCCTGGCCGGCGCCGGCTTCACCGGCTGGGCCAATTATCAGCAGCGCGACGGCGGTTTCTTCACCACCCCGTCGGAACGGTACTCCTCGGACTCCTACGCCTTGACCTCGCCGCGGCTGGACATCATGACCGAAGCCCGGCCCGGGATCGACCCGGGCGTGGTCCCCGGCAGCGTGATGCTCCGCGGCTCCACGGCCGACTCGGCGAAGCAGATCTTCATCGGCATCGCGCCGCAGGCGGATGTGGCACGGTACCTGACTGACGTCAGGCACTCCGAGCTTACCGAGGTCCGCTTCTCGCCCTTCCGGGCCGAATACCGGGAGGTGTCCGGCACCCAACCGCCAGCCCGGCCTGCCGACCAGACGTTCTGGACTGCCTCGGCCACCGGCGCCGGCAGCCAGGAACTCAAGTGGGACCTGCGCCCCGGGAACTGGGCCGTGGTGATCATGAATGCCGACGCGAGCAGCCCGGTCTCCGTCGACCTCCGCGGCGGCGCGCGTTCGGACCTGCTCTGGCCGGTTTTCCTCGGGCTGCTGATCGGCGGCATCGTGCTGCTGGCCCTCGGCGTCCCGCTGATTGTGGCCGGGGCGGCCGGGCTGGGCCGCGGACACCCGCCGCAGGGGCCGGGACCGGGGCCGCAACCCGGGGTTGCCTACGCGGCTTCGGCGGGTGAGCCATACGGCGGGGTCCAGCCGCCGGCTGGTGGCTACGGCGCCGCCCCATACGCGGCGCCACCGCCCGGCAGTCCGAGGCCGGGAGGCTACGTCTATCCGGCGCGCCTCAGCGGCTATCTTGACCCGCACCTGTCCCGCTGGCTGTGGCTGGTCAAGTGGTTCCTGGCCATTCCGCACTACATTGTGCTGTTCTTCCTGTGGTTCGCCTTCGTTATCACCACGATTGTGGCCGGGTTCGCGATCCTCTTCACCGGCCGCTACCCGCGCTCGCTGTTCAACTTCAATGTGGGGGTGATCCGCTGGAGCTGGCGCGTGGCCTTCTACTCCTACTCGGCGATCGGCACGGACCAGTATCCGCCCTTCACCCTCGCCCGCACCGGGTACCCGGCAGACTTCGACGTCGACTACCCCGAGAAGCTCTCCCACGGCCTGGTGCTGGTGAAGTCCTGGCTGTTGGCGATCCCGCACCTGCTGATCGTCGGAGTGCTGACAGGGACCATGCGCGGCTGGGGCGGCCGCGAGGGATACTGGGCGGACGGCCAGTGGATCCAGCAAAACACCGGGATCTCGCTGATCGGACTCCTGGTGCTCATCGCCGGCGTCATCCTGCTGTTCACCGGCCAGTACTGGCGGGGCCTGTTTGACCTGCTGATGGGCCTGAACCGTTGGATCTACCGGGTCCTCACCTACGTCGCCCTGATGCGCGACGAGTACCCGCCGTTCCATCTGGACATGGGCCCCACCGACCCCGGTGACCTGCAGCCGCTGGCGCCCGCCGGGCCCCCGGCCGCCCCCGCCTACGGCCAGACCGCCTCTGCGTACGGCGAAACGGCGCCTGCCGCGGGCCCGCCGCAGCCGGGCCAGTCGTCACAGCCCCCGGGGTTCTACGGCATCGGGGGTCCTCCCGCGTCAGTTCCGCCGGAGGTCCGTGAAGGCCGCGGCCCGGAAAGTCCCCAGCCGGGTCCAGAGTCCGGACCGGAGGCCCCGCGACGCCCCTGA
- a CDS encoding SDR family NAD(P)-dependent oxidoreductase has protein sequence MLTNQVPAGGLLQGKTALIYGAGGAIGGAVSRSFAAEGATVYLAGRTEPRLEKVARDIRDDGGRAETAVVDALDEQQVDAFVDAAAKKAKRIDISFNAISFGDIQQPLMEIDVNDFTQPITLATRTHFLTTRAAAGHMLKQKSGVVLMFGGSGPQTMAGLGGFKVALDAMEGLRRQWALELGKYGVRVVTMVSGGIVETIPWQVEGREEIVVEIAKAAHLNRTATLADVGNVASFIASDKAGAITDATINISSGAIVDY, from the coding sequence ATGCTGACTAACCAGGTGCCGGCCGGCGGCCTGCTGCAGGGCAAAACCGCGCTGATCTACGGGGCCGGGGGAGCGATCGGGGGAGCGGTGTCCCGGTCCTTCGCCGCCGAAGGCGCCACTGTCTACCTCGCCGGACGCACCGAGCCCAGGCTGGAGAAAGTCGCCCGGGACATCCGGGACGACGGCGGACGGGCGGAAACCGCCGTCGTGGATGCGCTGGACGAACAGCAGGTGGACGCCTTCGTGGATGCCGCGGCCAAAAAGGCCAAGCGGATCGACATCTCGTTCAATGCCATTTCCTTCGGCGACATCCAGCAGCCGCTGATGGAAATCGACGTCAACGACTTCACCCAGCCGATCACCCTGGCCACCCGCACCCACTTCCTCACCACCAGGGCCGCGGCGGGGCACATGCTCAAGCAGAAGTCCGGCGTGGTGCTGATGTTCGGCGGTTCCGGCCCGCAGACCATGGCCGGCCTCGGCGGGTTCAAGGTGGCCCTGGATGCGATGGAGGGGCTGCGGCGGCAGTGGGCGCTGGAGCTGGGGAAGTACGGCGTTCGTGTTGTCACCATGGTGAGCGGCGGCATCGTCGAGACCATTCCCTGGCAGGTGGAGGGCCGGGAGGAAATCGTGGTGGAGATCGCCAAGGCCGCGCACCTGAACCGCACGGCCACCCTGGCGGACGTCGGCAACGTGGCAAGCTTTATCGCCTCGGACAAGGCCGGCGCCATCACGGATGCCACCATCAACATCTCCAGCGGCGCCATCGTGGACTACTGA
- a CDS encoding GntR family transcriptional regulator, producing the protein MAGLTAPLLGLEKKSLREQALSALRTAITSGELEPGRHLVETELSEMLQISRGTLREALRQLEQEGLLSAGARGRLSVRHLDAKEIRDIFAVRAALESLAVRALCELPDRAAVIISLRSAIDAMAAAAEGTLEERIESDLEFHRTLCRLTGNETLLHSWESLEGSIRMSIMYAGVDRAVKNMSVDRHHDIIAAIETGDAALARTTILEHMEGAASNLVA; encoded by the coding sequence ATGGCCGGACTAACAGCCCCGCTTCTGGGCCTGGAAAAGAAAAGCCTCCGCGAGCAGGCGCTGTCCGCTTTGCGCACGGCCATCACCAGCGGTGAACTCGAACCCGGCCGCCATCTGGTGGAGACCGAGCTTTCAGAGATGCTCCAGATCAGCCGCGGAACACTCCGTGAAGCCCTGCGCCAGTTGGAGCAGGAAGGGCTGCTTTCGGCCGGAGCACGCGGCCGACTGTCCGTGCGGCATCTGGACGCCAAGGAAATCCGTGACATCTTCGCCGTTCGGGCGGCACTCGAGTCGCTGGCGGTAAGGGCGCTGTGCGAACTCCCGGACCGGGCCGCCGTGATCATATCCCTGCGTTCCGCGATCGACGCCATGGCCGCCGCCGCCGAGGGCACCTTGGAGGAACGGATCGAATCCGATCTCGAATTTCACCGGACGCTGTGCCGTCTCACCGGAAACGAGACGCTGCTGCACTCCTGGGAATCACTGGAGGGATCCATCCGAATGTCCATCATGTATGCCGGGGTCGATCGGGCCGTGAAGAACATGAGCGTGGACCGGCACCACGACATCATCGCCGCGATCGAGACCGGCGACGCCGCCCTGGCCCGCACAACGATTCTCGAACACATGGAAGGTGCGGCGTCCAACCTCGTGGCCTAA